tatatatttgataaaattTGAGGATTTTGTCATTGTGTATTATCACTGAACATAGAGCTTGAGTTGAACACCAGGGATATGAATTAAATATGAATTAGAACTTGTCATATTTAATGATGTAAAAGCACCacagttttgtttgttaattGTTTCCCTTTTTGTGTACAgccattctctctctcttgttttctgtaaaagaaactACAGTTGTCCAgacctttctttcttttgtgattttatgtatCCATTAATCCTCTAATATTTGCCTCAAATCAGTTTGTGTCTTTTCATCGTCTCCTGAAATATATCAGAATCATGCTCACAGATCTCTAATGTCTTCCAGGTGTAAGTTCAAACATCCAAACCCACGACAGACTCAGGTGAGTAAATATTCACCTTTTATGTGCAGCTCTGTAGTGAGTTGCATGTGTTATGTTTGTGGTTGCATCTGTGTGAAACATGTATGTCATTTTTCCACAGACTCAAACAGAGACGGAGGTTCAAATGTCAGACAGAAAGCCAGATGAAGAAATCCACTATGGTGAAGTGAGCTTCCTCCCGAGGAGACCTGAAGCCTCCGCCGTCTCAGTGCAGGACAGTGGACAGCAGGAGTTGGTGTACGCTTCGGTCAAAGGGTCTGCTGATCGTTCAGAGGATCTCTACGCTCAAGTGAAGAAAAACTAACTTATGTTGTTGGATCAAAACATACATGTGTACATATGCATGCATGTctgtatatatactgctcaaaaaaataaagggaacacttaaacaacacaatataactccaagtaaatcaaacttctgtgaaatcaaactgtccacttaggaagcaacactgattgacaatcaatttcacctgctgttgtgcaaatggaactttgtacagaacaaagtattcaatgagaatatttctttcattcagatctaggatgtgttatttgagtgttccctttatttttttgagcagtgtatatatatatatatatatattttttttgataaaatgtctcagtttaaaagacaaacatctTCATGCTCcatttcacttgtttttttgtcccTCGTAAAATGATTATGCTCCTATTTTAGGCCTTTTGTTGTTTCATAACCTGCTAAGTTCTTTGCATTTCTCACCATGTTAGATAATAGTGGAAGAAGTTTTCATGTTCCATTCTTTAACACAAAAACTACAAGACTAAAAACccttttaatgaaacaaagtaacatttataaaaaggGATAACTCTTGTTTTACAACAGAATGTCTCTCTGAAACCTTGAGCTCTTTCTCagtgaatttttaaataatattcagtttttctaaAGCCAGATGAGGAAATCCAAAAAACTGCTTGTCATGTgctgtatgatgttttttttaagtctgtaaTCTTTTTACAGTCTGTTTCAGCTTCTCTTTAATCCTGaccacagaaaataaatgtttgagcAGGTTTTGTTTTCAAGAATAACTGCTTATATTTTCTTGATATTTTGATtcccatgttttatttttttttagcttttggctttatctgattttaataaaacaatttatttctaattctatGCATTTCTTTTATTAGCGTCATATTGAAACTGTATCATATCAAGTCAAATGCATTATGCTGCAAATGGTGACACTATAGATGTGTCTTAACaccaaacacagcaacacaaaatgtattttttcacattgagaatacaatacattttacaattaaataaaaaaagcattttattgagGACTGTTCTCTCACACAGAAGGTCCAACTAAATTCAGCATCAGGGGGAAAATATCTATAAACAGTTTAGCTCTACATAGACTTTTAACTGAAATCATGTAACATTATTTATGTGCTCAGAAGGGTCTAAATTTAAGTTTCCTGTTAACCTGAGCTCAACCTATCATCAGAAGTCTTACAGAGAGTGATGTCTTTCACATATTGCTGAAATGTCATATATATACCAGTTCAAATATGATCATCTGCTCATTAACACCAGCTCTTGTTTTTCTGACAGCTTTAAGTACAACAGGTTTGCTGTACTGTTTGccatttgtttaacaaagtgTTGATACAATAGAAGAGCGATCAGAGAGAAAGTTGTGCCAAGTCCTTCTTCTTTTCACTAAAGCGAGTGCTGATTTCTCCAACAGCCTTAGCATGCTCCTCATCCACCTCTTCCTTTAgtctctgctgctccttcagAAACTCCGCCCAGTCCTCTTTCAATTTCTCCATGTTCGCCTGCAGCTGGGAGCTCTGGAAGATTACGATGATAAAACTTTGGTAAATACTTCAAGAAAATTGTgtgttgattttaaaacagaactgaCCAATAAGGTCAGACCGTCTCAATCCACTGCAAAGATTGTGATCATCGTTCATCTTTACCTGTTGGGTCTCTAGCTCCCTCTGCTGGACTCTGTCTGCCATGTGATTAGCAGCCTCCACTGGGGAGAGAGAATGAGATCAGCTCACAATCATTTAACTGCAAAACATTCACTGTGATTAGAACAAGTTATAAATGATAATGTGGAAGTCACTTACAGCGCGTACTGATGTCAGATAGTTTCTGGCTCATTTCCTGTAAGTTAGCGGGCACCATTTGCTCATTTGTCTCCTGCACCGTTTTATTCAGGTTCTCCAAAAGTCCGAGTCTCCCTCAGGCCTCGCTTCTCCTAAAGAGGCACCgagaaaaatacaaaccaaTATCCatatgtttaatttatgtataGACAGCAGTGTATGAGCCAAATGATTTGTGTGAAAAGCACAGCGGTGTTAACATTTGTGACCACTAATAAGCATTTGAAAGGCTGCATCAGTGTTATGGTTAAATTACCTCAAACTCTCTGACAAAGTAGCGAACTTCTGCACTGATAACAGGCCTGTGGTCCAACAGTCTGGACTGGATGTCACCAACATCTGCAGAATCAACAAGTAAATACAGTttatacataaaacaaagaaaacaagcaaaattacaCGTATTTCAATGTGTGGGAtcctgaaaaacaagaaagagtTGGCTTTAGCAAATCTATCTGCTTTTTTAGCCCAACTAATAAAGTATGGTCTTTATTAGTTGGTGCGGTCTTGAAAAGGAAATGACATAAACATAAATTGAAGGACTATAACTCACCTTTAGCAATCTTCTCCATCACTAGAAAGCCTCCTGAATGTTGCTTTGGAAATTAAACCCTGATATTTGTCTCTGTAGAGCAGCTGCTAGCTAAACAAACTGCTAATGTAGCAGCCTCTAAACTGGATATTGTGCTGATTTAAGGATTTCAGTCAGAGTGAGGAAGACAGAAACTCAGTACAGACCTACATGTAACTAAAGGAAGCCCTTTATGTATCATAAATAGCTACAGGAACATTTTACAAGCTAATATCAGTCAGGTGAAAGGAAGTCAGCTGACTCAAATTGTAAACACTTCTACTACTTCCGGGTGACGGACCGAAAAAAGTTGTTGCATCCGGGTTCAGTCGCTCCCCCATTCGTGGTTAATTGTTTTACATGTGTCTGAATATGACAAATCAAattcttattaaaaaatatgttaagtCTTCAACGcagtaaaattttaattgttttttttttatgtgtaaatttgTGCAAGTAATGTTGTGTGTCAGTTCTGCATGTCTGACGCTAGATGTCAGTGTTGCTCCGAAGTTGAAAGCAACAATCAGACTATATGAACTTCACTTCTAAAGCGTCAGTCCTTTGACCAATAGAGTATCTCATTACTTGATCTTTTTCCTTTACATGTTTGAGTCCAGTCTTGATTTAAGAGATATCTGTGACTATAAACTATGTGGTGATTTGTTCAATGGTTATACAAGTCTGATAATGTATAggcaaactaaaacaaataaaaggtgGATTTTTACACCTTTGCTTTGAGCTCCTGTCCATATTTGGTCCTTTTTCAGCTTGGCCTATAATCACCCACAATATGGCCCTATCCAATTGAATAAATTGTTAgtataaatatttcaatataaatgataaatataacaaaaataattttaaaaactatacaTAGCAAcattaacaaataataatattacaattAACCAAAATCTGTGTGaattttattagaattattaTTGGTTTTAACATCttctaactttatttatttttctacaaagtttttttttttttttttcccccaatacAAAATACATTATTGTAAAAGATACACCCTGGGATGTTTTTTCTACCTTTGGTTTAtattacacacatttttaaatcaacaaatgtCGTTGTCAACAATGACAActcaagcaaaaacaaaatacagtattGAAATTGTAATTTCCCTTAAGTGAGAAAGCTTTCCAAATCCACCAGTATAACAATATAACTGTGTGTATCTTAAATACAGTGCAACTGTCTGTTAAAACCTTAAGAACCAACGCAGACAagtgattttaatgtttgtgtgCTTTCTTTGTGACAGTAGATGTCAGTGTTGCTCTTTTGTTGAGTGTGGCATTGCTTTTAAAAACTCATACTGTCACATTACTTCCCTGCTGAAATGCAGTATAATAACAGTGTATCTTAAACAGTtttagtgattattttttttgaccTTTACATTTCCATCATACTGTTTGTAAACTTTAAAGTCCGTTTTATGAGAATGGCTAATAGAGTGAGACAGCGCTGACACTCCGTCTCTCTTGTCGCTGCTCCctgcaggtcagctggctgaaagaaaagcGGCGCAACCTTACTTCTCTTACAAGACAAATTTAGCTGTTAGGAAATATTTCTGGCGGATAACCACAGACAGTCATGGTGCATAATTTAAAGGAGAGCCATCTATCACTCTTGTTAAGGTAGTGCTGTTTTAATACAACATTTACATAAACTATTATTACTTCAAACAGCTGCATCATCgggtacatttttgttttttcagttttctgtatATAGGCCCCTTCATtactggacttttttttaacaaccttCAGCAAACCGGATTACCTTTATACCTCCACACTTGCAAAGTTTtcacacaacatttaaaatgacactatAGTTTAGATAAAATTATGACAAAGCGTTTTGGAAAGATTTAGAAATTTTCactcttatttttaatttaaaacaaaaatagtgtTCACCACTAGTTCTGCATTATTCTTAATTGTATTGTGCTCAATGTTTTGTTGCAGTCAATAACCTCTCAAGCATGAAATTTGTACAAGTTTTCAGAtctgtttgtgcatttttgcTATGCTGTTATTTGCAGTGGGACTATCCCATAGACAAGTGGTACATCACTTTGATAAAGCTAAAACACATAGATGATCATTCATTGCTCATTGCTAAAAGACTATCATAAGTCAGCTAGTGACCAATTTGTAGTCCAGGAACATTTGTGACTATAAAACGGCTCAGTTTAGGAAAATGTCTTcatctcccccccccccacaagATGGCACTAAACCCATCAGTCACTCTGGATCCGTTGGTGTTCAAAAAAGTCTGTGCGGTTTATCTTGGTTTAGCAAACACTTGCTGCACTCCGTGGCATGCAAATATTTtggaataaatgtatttataagcAGATCATTCTTGGCGAGAACAAACTCACTCAGTCAGAGTGAGAAGAGGCATAGTTGGGGGCAAACGTTACATATTAGTTGTCAAAAGTTTGCTTGTAAGCCCCATATTCATTTGAACTGTCATGCTCAGTTAGGAGAAAATCATTAA
This portion of the Xiphophorus hellerii strain 12219 chromosome 21, Xiphophorus_hellerii-4.1, whole genome shotgun sequence genome encodes:
- the bloc1s5 gene encoding LOW QUALITY PROTEIN: biogenesis of lysosome-related organelles complex 1 subunit 5 (The sequence of the model RefSeq protein was modified relative to this genomic sequence to represent the inferred CDS: deleted 1 base in 1 codon); this translates as MEKIAKDVGDIQSRLLDHRPVISAEVRYFVREFEEKRGLRETRLLENLNKTVQETNEQMVPANLQEMSQKLSDISTRLEAANHMADRVQQRELETQQSSQLQANMEKLKEDWAEFLKEQQRLKEEVDEEHAKAVGEISTRFSEKKKDLAQLSL